A stretch of Streptomyces vietnamensis DNA encodes these proteins:
- the hisS gene encoding histidine--tRNA ligase, with product MSTFKAPKGTYDLIPPYSAKYLAVRDAISGPLRKSGYGYVETPGFEDVNLFARGVGESTDIVTKEMYAFETKGGDKLALRPEGTASVLRAALEANLHKQGNLPVKLWYSGSYYRYERPQKGRYRHFSQVGAEAIGAEDPALDAELIILADEAYRSLGLRNFRILLNSLGDKECRPVYREALQTFLRGLDLDEETLRRAEINPLRVLDDKRADVQKQLVDAPLLRDYLCDACKAYHEEVRALITAAGVVFEDDPKLVRGLDYYTRTTFEFVHDGLGSQSAVGGGGRYDGLSEMIGGPALPSVGWALGVDRTVLALEAEGVELDIPAATSVFAVAIGEEARRLLFGKVTELRRAGVAADFSFGGKGLKGAMKDANRSGARLAVVAGERDLAEGVVQLKDMESGEQQAVAVDELVDAVRAKLA from the coding sequence GTGAGCACCTTCAAGGCCCCCAAGGGCACGTACGACCTGATCCCGCCCTACTCCGCCAAGTACCTGGCGGTCCGGGACGCGATCTCCGGACCGCTGCGCAAGTCCGGATACGGCTACGTCGAGACCCCCGGCTTCGAGGACGTGAACCTCTTCGCCCGCGGCGTCGGCGAGTCCACCGACATCGTGACCAAGGAGATGTACGCCTTCGAGACCAAGGGCGGCGACAAGCTCGCCCTGCGTCCCGAGGGCACCGCCTCCGTGCTGCGCGCCGCTCTGGAGGCGAACCTCCACAAGCAGGGCAACCTGCCGGTCAAGCTCTGGTACTCCGGCTCGTACTACCGCTACGAGCGCCCGCAGAAGGGCCGCTACAGGCACTTCTCCCAGGTCGGTGCCGAGGCGATCGGCGCCGAGGACCCGGCGCTCGACGCCGAGCTGATCATCCTGGCCGACGAGGCCTACCGCTCGCTGGGCCTGCGGAACTTCCGCATCCTGCTCAACTCGCTCGGCGACAAGGAGTGCCGCCCCGTCTACCGGGAGGCCCTCCAGACCTTCCTGCGCGGCCTCGACCTCGACGAGGAGACCCTGCGCCGCGCCGAGATCAACCCGCTGCGCGTCCTCGACGACAAGCGGGCCGACGTCCAGAAGCAGCTGGTCGACGCGCCGCTCCTGCGCGACTACCTGTGCGACGCGTGCAAGGCGTACCACGAGGAGGTGCGCGCCCTGATCACCGCGGCGGGCGTCGTCTTCGAGGACGACCCGAAGCTGGTGCGCGGCCTGGACTACTACACCCGCACCACCTTCGAGTTCGTCCACGACGGTCTCGGCTCGCAGTCGGCGGTCGGCGGCGGCGGCCGCTACGACGGCCTCTCCGAGATGATCGGCGGCCCCGCGCTGCCGTCGGTGGGCTGGGCCCTCGGCGTGGACCGCACGGTCCTCGCCCTGGAGGCGGAGGGCGTCGAGCTCGACATCCCCGCCGCCACCAGCGTCTTCGCCGTGGCCATCGGCGAGGAGGCCCGCCGCCTCCTCTTCGGCAAGGTCACCGAGCTCCGCAGGGCCGGCGTCGCCGCCGACTTCTCCTTCGGCGGCAAGGGCCTCAAGGGCGCCATGAAGGACGCCAACCGCTCCGGTGCCCGCCTCGCCGTCGTCGCCGGTGAGCGCGACCTCGCCGAGGGCGTCGTGCAGCTCAAGGACATGGAGTCCGGCGAGCAGCAGGCCGTCGCCGTCGACGAGCTCGTGGACGCCGTACGGGCCAAGCTGGCCTGA
- a CDS encoding DUF349 domain-containing protein — protein sequence MSSDPWGRVDETGTVYVRTAEGEKVVGSWQAGTPEEALAYFERKYEGLVVEIGLLEKRVRTTDLSAKDATAAIEHIRKQVDEHHAVGDLAALATRLDKLVETVDSRREERKAQKAKQTDEARTAKEKLVAEAEELAQSEQWRSAGERLRALVDTWKGLPRLDRKSDDELWHRFSHARSAFSKRRKAHFASLDAQREDARKAKERLVAEAESLSNSTDWGNTAARYRELMAEWKAAGRAQREHEDDLWNRFRGAQDVFFAARGEVFAERDAEQTENLKLKEELAAEAEKLVPVTDLKAARAAFRSLNERWEAIGHVPRDARPKVEGRMHTVERAIQEAEEAEWRRTNPEARARAAGLTGQLQDAVEKLRKQIDAARAAGNDAKADKLSRELEGRQALLDQALKGLEEFGG from the coding sequence GTGAGCAGCGACCCGTGGGGCCGCGTCGACGAGACGGGCACCGTGTACGTGCGGACGGCCGAGGGTGAGAAGGTCGTCGGATCGTGGCAGGCCGGCACCCCTGAGGAGGCCCTGGCCTACTTCGAGCGCAAGTACGAGGGCTTGGTTGTCGAGATCGGCCTCCTCGAGAAGCGGGTGAGGACCACCGACCTCTCGGCGAAGGACGCCACCGCGGCGATCGAGCACATCCGCAAGCAGGTCGACGAGCACCACGCCGTCGGCGACCTGGCGGCGCTCGCGACCCGCCTGGACAAGCTCGTCGAGACGGTCGACTCGCGCCGCGAGGAGCGCAAGGCCCAGAAGGCCAAGCAGACCGACGAGGCGCGCACCGCCAAGGAGAAGCTCGTCGCCGAGGCCGAGGAGCTGGCCCAGAGCGAGCAGTGGCGCTCCGCGGGCGAGCGGCTGCGGGCGCTCGTGGACACCTGGAAGGGCCTCCCCCGGCTCGACCGCAAGTCCGACGACGAGCTGTGGCACCGCTTTTCGCACGCCCGCTCGGCGTTCTCGAAGCGCCGCAAGGCGCACTTCGCGTCGCTCGACGCCCAGCGCGAGGACGCCCGCAAGGCGAAGGAGCGTCTGGTCGCCGAGGCGGAGTCGCTGTCGAACTCCACCGACTGGGGCAACACGGCGGCCCGCTACCGCGAGCTGATGGCGGAGTGGAAGGCGGCCGGCCGCGCCCAGCGCGAGCACGAGGACGACCTGTGGAACCGCTTCCGCGGCGCCCAGGACGTCTTCTTCGCGGCGCGCGGCGAGGTCTTCGCCGAGCGGGACGCGGAGCAGACCGAGAACCTCAAGCTGAAGGAGGAGCTCGCGGCCGAGGCCGAGAAGCTGGTGCCGGTGACGGACCTGAAGGCGGCGCGTGCGGCCTTCCGTTCCCTCAACGAGCGCTGGGAGGCCATCGGCCACGTCCCGCGTGACGCCCGTCCCAAGGTCGAGGGCCGGATGCACACGGTGGAGCGGGCGATCCAGGAGGCCGAGGAGGCCGAGTGGCGCCGGACGAACCCGGAGGCGCGTGCGCGTGCCGCGGGTCTGACCGGTCAGCTCCAGGACGCCGTGGAGAAGCTGCGCAAGCAGATCGACGCGGCCCGCGCCGCCGGCAACGACGCCAAGGCCGACAAGCTGTCGCGTGAGCTGGAGGGCCGTCAGGCCCTGCTCGACCAGGCGCTGAAGGGCCTGGAGGAGTTCGGCGGCTGA
- a CDS encoding RelA/SpoT family protein, whose amino-acid sequence MPDEAQSLSAAQPDPKAEKAAPGTGTPQNKPAETRPTPAAPVPAPPAPERPAPARSGGSSNRVRARLARLGVQRSSPYNPVLEPLLRIVRSNDPKIETATLRQIERAYQVAERWHRGQKRKSGDPYITHPLAVTTILAELGMDPATLMAGLLHDTVEDTEYGLEDLRRDFGDQVTLLVDGVTKLDKVRFGEAAQAETVRKMVVAMAKDPRVLVIKLADRLHNMRTMRYLKREKQEKKARETLEIYAPLAHRLGMNTIKWELEDLAFAILYPKMYDEIVRLVAERAPKRDEYLAIVTDEVQADLRAARIKATVTGRPKHYYSVYQKMIVRGRDFAEIYDLVGIRVLVDTVRDCYAALGTVHARWNPVPGRFKDYIAMPKFNMYQSLHTTVIGPNGKPVELQIRTFDMHRRAEYGIAAHWKYKQEAVAGASKVRADVPKKAGKDDHLNDMAWLRQLLDWQKETEDPSEFLESLRFDLSRNEVFVFTPKGDVIALPAGATPVDFSYAVHTEVGHRTIGARVNGRLVPLESTLDNGDLVEVFTSKAAGAGPSRDWLGFVKSPRARNKIRAWFSKERRDEAIEQGKDAIARAMRKQNLPIQRILTGDSLVTLAHELRYTDISSLYAAIGEGHVTAQSIVQKLVQALGGEEAAVADIEEVAPPTRGRSKRRSSADPGVVVKGVEDVWVKLARCCTPVPGDPIIGFVTRGSGVSVHRSDCVNVDSLSREPERILEVEWAPTQSSVFLVAIQVEALDRSRLLSDVTRVLSDQHVNILSAAVQTSRDRVATSRFTFEMGDPKHLGHVLKAVRGVEGVYDVYRVTSARRP is encoded by the coding sequence TTGCCAGACGAGGCCCAGTCACTCTCCGCCGCGCAGCCCGACCCGAAGGCCGAAAAGGCCGCGCCGGGGACCGGCACGCCCCAGAACAAGCCAGCGGAGACCAGGCCCACGCCTGCTGCGCCCGTCCCCGCGCCCCCCGCCCCCGAGCGGCCCGCGCCCGCCCGCTCCGGCGGCTCGTCCAACCGCGTCCGCGCCCGCCTCGCCCGGCTCGGCGTCCAGCGCTCCTCCCCGTACAACCCGGTCCTCGAACCGCTGCTGCGGATCGTCCGCTCCAACGACCCCAAGATCGAGACGGCGACGCTCCGCCAGATCGAGCGGGCCTACCAGGTCGCCGAGCGCTGGCACCGCGGCCAGAAGCGCAAGAGCGGCGACCCGTACATCACGCACCCGCTCGCCGTCACCACCATCCTCGCCGAGCTCGGCATGGACCCGGCGACCCTGATGGCCGGGCTCCTCCACGACACCGTCGAGGACACCGAGTACGGCCTCGAGGACCTGCGCCGCGACTTCGGCGACCAGGTCACGCTCCTCGTCGACGGCGTCACCAAGCTCGACAAGGTCAGGTTCGGCGAGGCCGCGCAGGCCGAGACCGTCCGCAAGATGGTCGTCGCCATGGCCAAGGACCCGCGCGTCCTGGTCATCAAGCTCGCCGACCGCCTGCACAACATGCGCACCATGCGCTACCTCAAGCGGGAGAAGCAGGAGAAGAAGGCCCGCGAGACCCTCGAGATCTACGCGCCCCTGGCCCACCGCCTGGGCATGAACACCATCAAGTGGGAGCTGGAGGACCTCGCCTTCGCGATCCTCTACCCCAAGATGTACGACGAGATCGTCCGGCTCGTCGCCGAGCGCGCCCCCAAGCGGGACGAGTACCTCGCCATAGTGACCGACGAGGTCCAGGCCGACCTGCGCGCCGCCCGCATCAAGGCCACCGTCACCGGCCGCCCCAAGCACTACTACAGCGTCTACCAGAAGATGATCGTCCGCGGCCGTGACTTCGCGGAGATCTACGACCTGGTCGGCATCCGCGTGCTCGTGGACACCGTCCGCGACTGCTACGCGGCCCTCGGCACCGTCCACGCGCGATGGAACCCGGTCCCCGGCCGGTTCAAGGACTACATCGCGATGCCGAAGTTCAACATGTACCAGTCGCTGCACACGACGGTCATCGGACCCAACGGCAAGCCCGTCGAGTTGCAGATCCGGACCTTCGACATGCACCGGCGTGCCGAGTACGGCATCGCCGCGCACTGGAAGTACAAGCAGGAGGCCGTCGCCGGCGCCTCCAAGGTCCGTGCCGACGTGCCGAAGAAGGCCGGCAAGGACGACCACCTCAACGACATGGCGTGGCTGCGCCAGCTCCTCGACTGGCAGAAGGAGACCGAGGACCCCTCGGAGTTCCTGGAGTCGCTGCGCTTCGACCTCTCCCGCAACGAGGTCTTCGTCTTCACACCGAAGGGCGACGTCATCGCGCTGCCCGCCGGCGCCACCCCCGTCGACTTCTCGTACGCGGTCCACACCGAGGTCGGCCACCGCACGATAGGGGCGCGGGTCAACGGGCGGCTCGTACCGCTCGAATCGACCCTCGACAACGGCGACCTGGTCGAGGTCTTCACCTCCAAGGCAGCCGGCGCCGGGCCCTCCCGCGACTGGCTGGGCTTCGTCAAGTCCCCGCGCGCCCGCAACAAGATCCGCGCCTGGTTCTCCAAGGAGCGCCGCGACGAGGCCATCGAGCAGGGCAAGGACGCCATCGCGCGGGCCATGCGCAAGCAGAACCTGCCGATCCAGCGGATCCTGACCGGCGACTCCCTCGTCACCCTCGCCCACGAGCTGCGCTACACCGACATCTCCTCGCTGTACGCGGCGATCGGCGAGGGCCACGTCACCGCCCAGTCCATCGTGCAGAAGCTGGTCCAGGCGCTCGGCGGCGAGGAGGCCGCCGTCGCCGACATCGAGGAGGTCGCCCCGCCGACCCGAGGCCGCTCCAAGCGCCGCTCCAGCGCCGACCCCGGTGTCGTCGTCAAGGGCGTCGAGGACGTCTGGGTGAAGCTGGCCCGCTGCTGCACGCCCGTGCCCGGCGACCCGATCATCGGATTCGTCACCCGGGGCAGTGGCGTATCGGTTCACCGCAGCGACTGCGTCAACGTGGATTCGCTGTCCCGGGAGCCGGAGCGGATCCTGGAGGTCGAGTGGGCCCCGACCCAGTCCTCGGTCTTCCTCGTCGCCATCCAGGTCGAGGCCCTGGACCGCTCCCGGCTCCTCTCGGACGTCACCCGGGTCCTCTCGGACCAGCACGTCAACATCCTCTCGGCGGCCGTCCAGACCTCCCGCGACCGGGTGGCCACCTCCCGCTTCACCTTCGAGATGGGCGACCCGAAGCACCTGGGCCACGTCCTGAAGGCCGTACGGGGCGTGGAGGGCGTCTACGACGTCTACCGCGTGACCTCGGCCCGTCGGCCGTAG
- a CDS encoding peptidylprolyl isomerase: MVTSDQRRRQLAREKYARQQQRREENRRKAKRRNTVIAAALAVVLAAGGAVYASVALTGDSSKGSDSAAGDTPTTPAPTESESSSPEPKLTVDQKATYAMALKTNEGEITITMDAGKTPHTVNSFKHLADKKYFDGTKCHRLTTQGIYVLQCGDPKGDGTGGPGYTIPDENLTALGKAGADGAVTFPAGTVAMANTGQPGTGGSQFFLVYKDTKLPPSYTPFGKIDAAGLKAVQEVAKAGVEGGATDGAPKKPVTIEKATVTKK, translated from the coding sequence GTGGTCACCAGCGATCAGCGACGGCGGCAGCTTGCCAGGGAGAAGTACGCGCGGCAGCAGCAGCGGCGGGAGGAGAACCGGCGCAAGGCGAAGCGCCGCAACACCGTCATCGCGGCCGCCCTCGCGGTGGTGCTGGCCGCGGGCGGCGCCGTGTACGCCTCCGTGGCGCTGACGGGCGACTCCTCGAAGGGCTCGGACAGCGCGGCGGGCGACACGCCCACCACCCCGGCGCCCACGGAGAGCGAGTCGTCGAGCCCGGAGCCGAAGCTGACCGTGGACCAGAAGGCCACGTACGCCATGGCCCTGAAGACCAACGAGGGCGAGATCACGATCACCATGGACGCGGGGAAGACCCCGCACACGGTGAACTCCTTCAAGCACCTCGCCGACAAGAAGTACTTCGACGGGACCAAGTGCCACCGCCTCACGACCCAGGGCATCTACGTGCTCCAGTGCGGCGACCCCAAGGGCGACGGCACCGGCGGCCCCGGCTACACGATCCCCGACGAGAACCTGACCGCCCTCGGCAAGGCGGGCGCGGACGGCGCGGTGACCTTCCCGGCCGGCACGGTCGCCATGGCCAACACCGGGCAGCCGGGCACCGGCGGCTCGCAGTTCTTCCTCGTCTACAAGGACACGAAGCTGCCGCCGAGCTACACCCCCTTCGGGAAGATCGACGCGGCCGGCCTGAAGGCGGTCCAGGAGGTGGCGAAGGCCGGTGTCGAGGGCGGCGCCACGGACGGCGCTCCGAAGAAGCCCGTCACCATCGAGAAGGCGACCGTCACCAAGAAGTGA
- a CDS encoding MBL fold metallo-hydrolase produces the protein MLIAGFPAGAWGTNCYLVAPAAGEECVIIDPGHQAAQGVEETLKKHRLKPVAVVLTHGHIDHVASVVPVCGAHDVPAWIHPSDRYMMSDPEKAIGRSIGMPLMGELTVGEPDDVRELTDGARLKLAGLEFSVAHAPGHTKGSVTFQMPETTEIPSVFFSGDLLFAGSIGRTDLPGGDMDEMLASLARVCLPLDNSTVVLSGHGPQTTIGQERATNPYLREVAAGRHRGSSTDAPRRGM, from the coding sequence GTGCTGATTGCCGGGTTCCCCGCCGGGGCCTGGGGGACCAACTGCTATCTGGTCGCCCCCGCCGCAGGCGAGGAGTGCGTGATCATCGACCCGGGCCACCAGGCCGCCCAGGGGGTCGAGGAGACGCTGAAGAAGCATCGGCTCAAGCCCGTCGCCGTCGTCCTCACCCATGGACACATCGACCATGTCGCCTCCGTCGTTCCGGTGTGCGGCGCCCATGACGTCCCCGCGTGGATCCACCCGTCCGACCGCTACATGATGAGCGACCCGGAGAAGGCCATCGGCCGCTCCATCGGGATGCCCCTCATGGGCGAGCTGACCGTGGGAGAGCCCGACGACGTGCGCGAGCTCACCGACGGCGCCCGGCTGAAGCTCGCCGGTCTGGAGTTCTCCGTCGCCCACGCGCCCGGTCATACCAAGGGGTCGGTGACCTTCCAGATGCCCGAGACCACGGAGATCCCCTCCGTGTTCTTCTCCGGGGATCTGCTGTTCGCCGGCTCCATCGGACGCACCGACCTTCCCGGCGGTGACATGGACGAGATGCTCGCGTCGCTGGCCCGCGTGTGCCTGCCGCTCGACAACTCGACCGTGGTCCTGTCGGGACACGGTCCCCAGACGACCATCGGCCAGGAGCGCGCCACGAACCCCTATCTGCGAGAAGTGGCGGCTGGCCGCCACAGGGGCAGTAGCACGGACGCTCCCCGACGAGGAATGTGA